One Mycolicibacterium fortuitum subsp. fortuitum genomic window carries:
- a CDS encoding type II toxin-antitoxin system PemK/MazF family toxin, translated as MASQWKAFQQVLKGVMDGAENLVFNEAPKFVRQLQTTDNVPRTVQHGIQQGLQQGLRLGLGVLAGAAAPPPQAITAGRPVSKHSVPTAHRARKVVYAPDLDGQADPGEIVWTWVAYEDDPTRGKDRPVLVVGRDQRTLLGLMLSSQDHHRDDPDWVAIGVGTWDYDGRPSWVRLDRVLDVPEEGIRREGAILDRQRFESVAIRLRAEYSWS; from the coding sequence ATGGCGTCGCAGTGGAAGGCGTTCCAGCAGGTCCTCAAGGGCGTCATGGATGGTGCCGAGAACCTGGTGTTCAACGAGGCTCCCAAATTCGTGCGCCAGCTTCAGACCACCGACAACGTGCCGCGGACGGTGCAACACGGCATCCAACAGGGTCTTCAGCAGGGCCTCAGGCTGGGACTCGGCGTGCTCGCCGGGGCGGCTGCCCCGCCACCTCAGGCGATCACCGCGGGACGGCCCGTGTCCAAGCACAGCGTGCCCACTGCGCACCGGGCCCGCAAAGTCGTCTACGCGCCGGACCTCGACGGGCAGGCCGATCCGGGCGAGATCGTCTGGACCTGGGTGGCGTACGAGGATGACCCGACGCGGGGCAAGGACCGTCCGGTGCTGGTGGTGGGTCGGGATCAGCGCACGCTGCTCGGGCTGATGCTGTCCAGCCAGGACCACCACCGGGACGATCCGGACTGGGTCGCGATCGGTGTCGGCACCTGGGACTACGACGGCAGGCCGAGTTGGGTGCGGCTCGACCGCGTGCTCGACGTCCCTGAGGAAGGCATCCGGCGTGAGGGCGCCATCCTCGACCGCCAGCGGTTCGAATCGGTCGCCATCCGGTTGCGCGCCGAGTACTCCTGGAGCTAG
- a CDS encoding ABC transporter ATP-binding protein, translated as MTLRADAVRWSRSGRLVLNGVTVDPAPGSTVGLLGPNGSGKSSLLRLLAGVDRPDSGAVQLDGRDLHKMSRRAVARRVAMVGQHADTELDIAVRDVVRLGRIPHSSVFGGSGDDRAAVAAALTATGLDGMADRLWHTLSGGERQRVQIARALAQEPSELLLDEPTNHLDIAHQLEILALIRALDITSIVALHDLNLAAMFCDHLVILSRGRVMAAGSPLEVLTEDLVADVYGVRCEITVDDAGAYVRFTRGTDPSG; from the coding sequence ATGACGTTGAGAGCGGACGCGGTGCGGTGGAGCAGATCCGGCCGCCTCGTGCTCAACGGTGTGACGGTTGATCCCGCTCCGGGAAGCACGGTCGGCCTGTTGGGCCCCAACGGATCCGGCAAGTCCTCGCTGTTGCGTCTGCTGGCAGGCGTCGACCGGCCAGACTCCGGCGCCGTGCAACTCGACGGTCGTGATCTGCACAAGATGTCGCGACGCGCGGTGGCACGTCGGGTGGCGATGGTCGGCCAGCACGCCGATACCGAGTTGGACATCGCCGTGCGCGACGTGGTTCGGCTCGGGCGCATCCCGCACAGTTCGGTGTTCGGCGGCAGTGGTGACGACAGAGCCGCGGTGGCGGCCGCACTGACGGCCACAGGCCTGGACGGCATGGCCGACCGTCTGTGGCACACGCTTTCGGGCGGTGAACGTCAGCGCGTGCAGATCGCCAGGGCCCTCGCGCAGGAGCCCAGCGAGTTACTGCTGGACGAGCCGACCAATCACCTCGACATCGCCCATCAACTGGAGATCCTGGCGCTGATCCGCGCACTCGACATCACCAGCATCGTGGCCCTGCACGACCTCAACCTCGCAGCGATGTTCTGCGATCATTTGGTGATCCTGTCGCGAGGCAGGGTGATGGCCGCGGGCAGTCCGCTGGAAGTGCTCACCGAAGACCTGGTGGCCGACGTGTACGGGGTGCGCTGCGAGATCACCGTCGACGATGCCGGAGCGTACGTCCGGTTCACCCGCGGTACCGATCCGTCGGGCTAG
- a CDS encoding FecCD family ABC transporter permease, which yields MSVRTGWVGGLWVAGLVLLVFSAAVAITIGPAALSVGDVYRIVGDRLGAGSSGATRLQDSIVWQLRLPRVVLAALSGAGLALCGAILQSLLRNPLADPFVLGVSSGASTGAVLVAVLGVGAGTLSLSGGAFIGAVVSFAVVLLLAYAAGGGTDRVVLAGVAGTQLFSALTSFIVLSSADAEQTRGVLFWLLGSLAGVSWSDVLICAAVVGTGLVVCLAMARTLDAFAFGQDAAATLGVSVNRARVVLLVITALVTSALVSAAGAIGFVGLVLPHAARFVVGPGHRRLLPTTAILGAVFMVWVDTLARTVFAPQELPTGVVTALLGVPAFALILLRRKRVDR from the coding sequence GTGAGCGTACGCACCGGATGGGTGGGCGGTCTGTGGGTTGCCGGCCTGGTCCTGCTGGTGTTCTCGGCGGCGGTGGCCATCACCATCGGCCCGGCCGCGTTGTCGGTGGGCGACGTGTACCGCATCGTCGGTGACCGTCTGGGCGCAGGGTCTTCAGGGGCGACGCGATTACAGGACAGCATCGTCTGGCAGCTGAGATTGCCGAGGGTGGTGCTGGCCGCCCTGAGCGGTGCCGGGCTGGCGCTGTGCGGGGCGATTCTGCAGTCGCTGCTGCGCAATCCGTTGGCCGACCCCTTCGTGCTCGGGGTGTCCTCGGGTGCCTCGACTGGCGCGGTTCTGGTCGCGGTGCTCGGAGTGGGAGCGGGCACGCTGAGTCTGTCCGGCGGTGCCTTCATCGGAGCGGTGGTGTCGTTCGCCGTGGTGCTGCTGCTCGCCTACGCCGCCGGCGGCGGGACAGACCGGGTGGTGCTCGCCGGGGTGGCCGGTACCCAACTGTTCTCGGCGTTGACATCGTTCATCGTGTTGTCCTCGGCCGACGCCGAGCAGACCAGGGGAGTGCTCTTCTGGCTGCTCGGTTCGCTTGCCGGGGTGTCCTGGTCGGATGTGCTCATCTGTGCGGCCGTCGTCGGTACCGGGTTGGTGGTGTGTCTGGCCATGGCGCGCACCCTGGACGCTTTCGCGTTCGGCCAGGATGCCGCAGCGACTTTGGGAGTCTCGGTGAATCGGGCCCGCGTGGTGTTGCTGGTGATCACGGCTCTGGTGACCTCGGCCCTGGTGAGTGCGGCCGGGGCGATCGGGTTCGTCGGGCTGGTGTTGCCGCACGCCGCGCGGTTCGTCGTCGGTCCCGGGCATCGTCGTCTACTGCCCACGACGGCAATCCTGGGTGCGGTCTTCATGGTCTGGGTGGATACCTTGGCCCGCACGGTGTTCGCGCCCCAGGAGTTGCCCACCGGGGTGGTCACCGCGCTGCTGGGGGTGCCCGCCTTCGCGTTGATCTTGTTGCGCCGTAAGAGGGTTGATCGATGA